From the genome of Bos indicus x Bos taurus breed Angus x Brahman F1 hybrid chromosome 14, Bos_hybrid_MaternalHap_v2.0, whole genome shotgun sequence, one region includes:
- the TSNARE1 gene encoding t-SNARE domain-containing protein 1 isoform X4: MSYGSIAGSGGLGSRGPFGGPFRQGYQPLECAKCWTKYGIRHFPCPSPESSLQDPCVGEDGDGDLGPAGTPRGPRARKRGPGVTPDGSGTPEPTSLPAGPQKELAARARGHVASATRAKKRKPNFCPQETEVLVAKVSKHYQLLFGSRLPRAEPARRYRVWSRIVQAVNALGYCRRDLADIKHKWRDLRAVVRRKLGELPRAPQALALTPLEQAVAKTFSCQAPPSEGLGPEPHRATQIDPSDLQELFQETSANIFQINSNVTSLEQSLQSLGMPGDTQELRDSLHTVQQETNRTIAASAGALKQTAELLRGCPQQERLQLDRLKTQLSDAVQRYGVVQKKIAEKSRALLPTAQRGGKQQSPQAAFAELADDEKIFNGGDGVWPGHEQALLPEITEEDLEAIRLREEAILQIESDLLDVNQIIKDLASMVSEQGEAIGSSSSKAPCGRSSSPEPAVAALLPGPGPHSRTKTRKPNFSPQETEVLVQRVTRHYPLLFGALRGPPARKHRVWSKILQAVNALGYCRRDLGDVKHKWRDLRGVVRRKLAEGPRTPAVLTPIERMVAETFAAPGAPGEGPAAKPLPNSIEAGLEAASSHTEAASELLAGASRHQLQRRKVKCFLLAAGVTILLVIVLIVATSVRK; this comes from the exons AGTGCGCAAAATGTTGGACCAAGTACGGAATCCGCCATTTCCCCTGCCCATCGCCAGAGAGCAGCCTGCAGGACCCCTGTGTGGGTGAGGATGGGGACGGTGACCTGGGGCCAGCTGGCACCCCCAGAGGCCCGAGGGCCAGGAAGCGAG GGCCAGGGGTCACGCCCGACGGCAGTGGGACGCCAGAGCCCACCTCGCTGCCCGCTGGCCCGCAGAAGGAGCTGGCTGCACGGGCCCGTGGCCATGTGGCCAGCGCCACCCGGGCCAAGAAGAGGAAGCCCAACTTCTGCCCGCAGGAGACGGAGGTGTTGGTGGCCAAGGTCAGCAAGCACTACCAGCTGCTGTTCGGCAGCAGGCTGCCGCGGGCCGAGCCCGCCCGCAGGTACCGCGTGTGGAGCCGCATCGTGCAGGCGGTGAACGCGCTGGGCTACTGCCGCCGCGACCTCGCGGACATCAAGCACAAGTGGCGGGACCTGCGGGCCGTGGTGAGGCGCAAGCTGGGCGAGCTGCCGCGGGCGCCCCAGGCCCTGGCCCTCACGCCCCTGGAGCAGGCTGTGGCTAAGACCTTCTCCTGCCAGGCCCCGCCCTCCGAGGGCCTCGGCCCTGAGCCGCACAGAG CCACCCAGATAGACCCAAGTGACCTCCAGGAGCTGTTCCAAGAGACGTCGGCCAACATCTTCCAAATCAACTCCAACG TGACCTCCTTGGAGCAGAGCCTCCAGTCCCTGGGGATGCCAGGTGACACGCAGGAGCTGCGGGACAGCCT GCACACGGTGCAGCAGGAGACCAACCGCACGATCGCGGCCAGCGCCGGTGCCCTGAAGCAGACGGCCGAGCTCCTGCGGGGCTGCCCCCAG CAGGAGCGTCTTCAGCTAGACCGCCTGAAAACTCAGCTGTCAGACGCCGTCCAGCGCTATGGAGTGGTGCAGAAG aaaattgcagagaagtCCAGAGCACTGCTTCCCACGGCACAGAGGGGCGGCAAGCAGCAG AGTCCCCAGGCCGCCTTTGCTGAGCTGGCTGACGACGAGAAGATCTTCAACGGGGGCGATGGTGTGTGGCCGGGCCACGAGCAGGCGCTGCTTCCCGAGATCACCGAGGAGGACCTGGAGGCCATCCGGCTGCGCGAGGAGGCCATCCTACAGATTGAG AGCGACCTGTTAGATGTGAACCAGATCATCAAGGACTTGGCCTCCATGGTTTCAGAGCAAGGAGAGGCCATCG GGTCAAGCAGCAGCAAGGCCCCGTGCGGGCGCAGCTCCAGCCCCGAGCCCGCTGTGGCAGCCCTGCTGCCCGGGCCGGGCCCCCACTCACGCACCAAGACGCGGAAGCCCAACTTCAGCCCCCAGGAGACGGAGGTGCTGGTGCAGAGGGTGACGCGCCACTACCCGCTGCTGTTCGGGGCGCTGCGGGGCCCGCCTGCCCGCAAACACCGCGTGTGGAGCAAGATCCTGCAGGCGGTGAACGCGCTGGGCTACTGCCGCCGGGACCTGGGCGACGTCAAGCACAAGTGGCGCGACCTGCGCGGGGTGGTGCGCCGGAAGCTGGCCGAGGGCCCCCGCACCCCCGCTGTCCTCACGCCCATCGAGCGCATGGTGGCCGAGACCTTCGCGGCCCCGGGCGCCCCCGGGGAGGGCCCTGCCGCCAAGCCCCTGCCAA ATAGTATTGAAGCCGGCCTTGAGGCTGCGTCCTCGCACACAGAGGCGGCCAGTGAGCTCCTCGCTGGAGCCAGCCGGCACCAA